Proteins found in one Verrucomicrobiia bacterium genomic segment:
- a CDS encoding YqgE/AlgH family protein, whose amino-acid sequence MPEPVQSLKGNLLLDGGKLRGSCFHRTVVLVCQHTPEGAFGLVLNRPSDNKVGDVLEADLPEMLHDQALFGGGPVQPAALSYLHTTPGGASEMVLESLAVGHDLQELITIGGQASLLKSLRVFAGYAGWGPGQLDDELRRQAWITEPATLELVLGTPPGDLWRRILQGRGDWQSRLLADSPDDLSWN is encoded by the coding sequence ATGCCGGAGCCGGTCCAGTCGCTGAAAGGGAACCTGCTGCTTGATGGCGGCAAGCTGCGGGGCAGTTGCTTCCACCGAACCGTGGTTCTGGTCTGCCAGCACACCCCGGAGGGCGCGTTTGGCCTCGTGTTGAACCGTCCCAGCGACAACAAGGTCGGCGACGTTCTGGAGGCGGATCTGCCGGAGATGCTCCACGACCAGGCGCTCTTCGGCGGGGGGCCGGTCCAGCCCGCGGCGTTGAGCTACCTCCACACCACCCCGGGCGGTGCCTCGGAAATGGTGCTCGAGTCCCTCGCCGTCGGGCATGACCTGCAGGAGCTCATCACGATCGGCGGGCAGGCGTCCTTGCTCAAATCCCTCCGGGTGTTTGCCGGGTATGCCGGTTGGGGCCCGGGGCAGCTGGATGATGAATTGCGGCGCCAGGCCTGGATTACCGAACCCGCGACATTGGAACTGGTGTTGGGAACGCCGCCGGGGGATTTGTGGAGGCGAATTCTTCAGGGACGCGGGGACTGGCAGAGCCGGCTCCTGGCGGATTCGCCGGATGATCTCTCGTGGAATTGA